A window from Flavobacterium gyeonganense encodes these proteins:
- the pdxH gene encoding pyridoxamine 5'-phosphate oxidase: MNDLSNYRRSYEKSELLEDSIPEDPINLFNRWFHEVEDFGGSGEVNAMTVSTIGLDGFPKSRVVLLKKFSEEGFIFYTNYNSEKGKAIAANPHVCLSFFWQEMERQVIIKGIAQKTSEIISDNYFDSRPDGSKLGAVVSNQSEVIPSRSFLEENLKKLETTFEGKSISRPEHWGGYIVTPLEVEFWQGRANRLHDRICYKSQPDFTWSIQRLSP; this comes from the coding sequence ATGAACGATTTAAGCAATTATAGGCGATCTTACGAAAAAAGTGAATTACTGGAAGATTCTATTCCTGAAGATCCAATTAACCTTTTTAACCGGTGGTTTCATGAAGTAGAAGATTTTGGCGGAAGCGGAGAAGTAAATGCGATGACTGTTTCTACCATTGGATTAGATGGGTTTCCAAAATCGAGAGTGGTTTTATTAAAGAAATTTTCTGAAGAAGGATTTATTTTTTATACCAATTATAATTCGGAAAAAGGAAAAGCGATTGCAGCAAATCCGCATGTATGTCTGTCTTTTTTCTGGCAGGAAATGGAACGTCAGGTCATTATAAAAGGAATTGCCCAAAAAACTTCTGAAATTATCTCAGACAATTATTTCGATTCTCGTCCTGACGGAAGTAAATTGGGAGCTGTTGTTTCGAATCAAAGCGAGGTGATTCCGTCAAGATCTTTTTTAGAAGAAAATTTAAAAAAACTGGAAACTACTTTTGAAGGAAAATCAATATCACGACCCGAGCACTGGGGAGGTTATATTGTTACTCCATTAGAAGTTGAATTTTGGCAGGGCAGAGCTAATAGACTGCATGACAGAATTTGTTATAAAAGTCAGCCAGATTTTACTTGGAGTATTCAGCGATTATCACCTTAA
- a CDS encoding gliding motility-associated C-terminal domain-containing protein — protein sequence MEIITYFFTFKNIRNVFITFMLIFITKGYSQNTFDGDYCPGPNTVGDEYANGTVYSKLLLANPSSTCQIGTIHAKVDTQNQVLRLGMDIGNGGSALFRLYLDTNNDPLTGLTSDSFGGTISVGGAEYILEINSNGNGFTLYTGNGNVKTQTNVIPPGLAAQSGNANCNSGATFLEFNIPFGSLGINICDPNNPGIINITKLASVSGNSPNSSQCINTPLTFGIPLKGTVGPNATICSGASIALTITGLNANSTVSKWQSSVAPFSVWVDIPNTAGLTAYNTANLTETTKFRAIFSNSGLCSGNAIATSEATVTVNTPTGCSIAGTSGPVCLSSSNVYTAPANMTTYAWSLPSATANGATITSASNAQDVTVLAGSTCNTTFKLLLTTTLNGCSSTCEKIVTVNDTTAPIWTTNTNALNVTLQCSDLSALATAQAQAPVATDNCGGTITYTKTSGSFTVGSCTNSGTYTNTWVAKDVCNNSSTTFTQVITIQDTTAPMWTTAANALNVTLECSDLSALATAQAQAPVATDNCGGTITYTKTSGSFTAGSCTNSGTYTNTWVAKDVCNNSSTTFTQVITIQDTTAPIWTTAANALNVTLECSDLSALATAQAPAPVATDNCGGTITYTKTSGSFMAGSCTNSGTYTNTWVAKDVCNNSSTTFTQVITIQDTTAPIWTTAANALNVTLECSNLSALATAQAQTPVATDNCGGTITYTKTSGELQKGNCGSTGTYTNTWEAKDICQNTSTIFTQVITIEDNAAPTWITQAGTLNVTLQCSDASGLLAAQNQAPAATANCTIVTYIKTSGEFTASQSCANAGTYTNSWIAKDDCGNVTDSFIQVITIEDTTAPTWTTEINSLNMTLQCSDLSGLANAQAMFPVASDLCDADVSNIVKVSGQFIAAEGCANAGTYTNTWTVKDDCGNTSETFTQVITIEDTTAPTWTTETASLNVTLQCSDLSGLANAQAMFPVASDLCDADVSNIVKVSGQFIAAEGCANAGTYTNTWTVKDDCGNTSETFTQIITIEDTTAPTWTTETASLNITLQCSDLSGLANAQAMFPVASDLCDADVSNIVKVSGQFIAAEGCANAGTYTNTWTVKDDCGNTSETFTQIITIEDTTAPTWTTETASLNITLQCSDLSGLANAQAMFPVASDLCDADVSNIVKVSGQFIAAEGCANAGTYTNTWTVKDDCGNTSETFTQVITIEDTTAPTWSTETASLNVTLQCSDLSGLANAQAMFPVASDLCDADVSNIVKVSGQFIAAEGCANAGTYTNTWTVKDDCGNTSETFTQVITIEDTTAPTWTTETASLNITLQCSDLSGLANAQAMFPVASDLCDADVSNIVKVSGQFIAAEGCANAGTYTNTWTVKDDCGNTSETFTQVITIEDTTAPTWSTETASLNVTLQCSDLSGLANAQAMFPVASDLCDADVSNIVKVSGQFIAAEGCANAGTYTNTWTVKDDCGNTSETFTQIITIEDTTAPTWTTETASLNITLQCSDLSGLANAQAMFPVASDLCDADVSNIVKVSGQFIAAEGCTNAGTYTNTWTVKDDCGNTSETFTQVITLEDTMVPMFTGNLPTDITVSCDAVPEPATLQVSDNCSSNLPVVFSETKSNIQNECPSNYTLTRIWSTSDCSGNTASHFQIITVRDTTAPTGTAPASVAGLQSIANIPAGSPQDITDAADNCSESVNISITDSNNGGSGCDGNAYILTRTYALTDCAGNKTELVQTFTVENKISVTGTASNVTCFEGSNGSILVTSSPGSVVVIRNQNNEVVGNTNLRAGVYTLTATSSVNNNNQICSATATVTITQPENVIVNLNSDACNADSSPLNLSNLLPEGISRTGIWTDKSGTNALQGNILTVFGLTLGSYTFEYKTTNEDCPRSVSLNLLVNDDCRVLACENVLVHNAFSPNGDGINDFFKIDNIDQTTCYPENTVEIYNRWGILVFETTNYNNTTNAFDGTSRGRTTIKQSEGLPTGTYFYIINYKSLDGNNVLQSNRKDGFLYLSK from the coding sequence ATGGAAATCATTACTTATTTTTTTACATTCAAAAATATTAGAAACGTTTTCATAACGTTCATGCTAATATTTATTACAAAAGGCTATTCTCAAAATACATTTGATGGAGATTATTGCCCGGGCCCCAATACAGTTGGTGATGAATATGCAAATGGCACTGTTTACAGCAAGCTATTATTAGCCAATCCTTCTTCAACGTGTCAAATTGGAACGATTCACGCTAAAGTTGACACTCAAAATCAAGTATTAAGATTAGGAATGGACATTGGTAATGGTGGTTCAGCTCTTTTTAGATTGTACTTAGATACCAATAATGATCCTTTAACCGGATTAACATCAGACTCATTTGGAGGTACCATCAGTGTAGGTGGTGCTGAATATATCTTAGAGATTAATTCTAACGGAAATGGTTTTACTTTATATACCGGAAATGGAAATGTTAAAACTCAAACTAACGTTATCCCTCCAGGCCTTGCTGCGCAGTCTGGTAACGCAAATTGTAATTCTGGTGCTACCTTTTTAGAGTTTAATATTCCTTTTGGAAGTTTAGGAATTAATATTTGTGATCCAAATAACCCTGGTATAATCAATATTACAAAATTAGCATCTGTTAGTGGGAACTCACCTAATTCAAGTCAATGTATTAATACCCCGCTTACTTTTGGAATTCCACTAAAAGGAACAGTTGGACCAAACGCGACTATTTGTTCAGGGGCTAGCATCGCTTTAACAATAACCGGTCTCAATGCTAATTCTACTGTAAGTAAGTGGCAATCATCTGTTGCTCCATTTTCAGTTTGGGTAGATATTCCTAATACTGCAGGTTTAACAGCTTATAATACAGCTAATTTAACAGAAACTACAAAATTCAGAGCAATATTTTCTAATTCAGGTTTATGCTCTGGAAATGCTATTGCTACAAGTGAAGCAACTGTAACGGTAAATACTCCTACTGGTTGTTCTATTGCTGGTACTTCCGGTCCTGTATGTTTGTCTTCTTCTAATGTTTATACGGCTCCAGCCAATATGACTACTTATGCGTGGTCTTTGCCTTCAGCAACTGCAAATGGTGCTACAATCACATCTGCTTCAAATGCACAAGACGTAACTGTTTTAGCTGGTTCCACTTGCAATACAACGTTTAAATTATTATTAACTACTACTTTAAACGGATGCAGTTCTACTTGTGAAAAAATAGTTACTGTTAACGACACAACGGCTCCAATCTGGACAACTAATACAAATGCCTTAAATGTGACTTTACAATGCAGTGATCTTTCTGCCTTGGCAACAGCTCAGGCTCAGGCTCCCGTAGCTACTGATAATTGTGGAGGAACCATAACCTATACCAAAACAAGCGGAAGCTTTACAGTAGGTTCTTGTACCAACTCCGGAACTTACACGAATACATGGGTTGCCAAAGATGTTTGTAACAATTCATCGACAACTTTCACTCAGGTAATCACCATTCAGGATACCACAGCTCCAATGTGGACAACTGCTGCTAATGCTTTGAATGTAACTCTTGAATGTAGTGATCTTTCTGCCTTGGCAACAGCTCAGGCTCAGGCTCCCGTAGCTACTGATAATTGTGGAGGAACCATAACCTATACCAAAACAAGCGGAAGCTTTACAGCAGGTTCTTGTACCAACTCCGGAACTTACACGAATACATGGGTTGCCAAAGATGTTTGTAACAACTCATCAACAACTTTCACTCAGGTAATCACCATTCAGGATACCACAGCTCCAATTTGGACAACTGCTGCTAATGCTTTAAATGTAACTCTTGAATGTAGTGATCTTTCTGCCTTGGCAACAGCTCAGGCTCCGGCTCCCGTAGCAACTGATAATTGTGGAGGAACCATAACCTATACCAAAACAAGTGGAAGCTTTATGGCAGGTTCTTGTACCAACTCCGGAACTTACACGAATACATGGGTTGCCAAAGATGTTTGTAACAACTCATCAACAACTTTCACTCAGGTAATCACTATTCAGGATACCACAGCTCCAATATGGACAACTGCTGCTAATGCTTTGAATGTGACTCTTGAATGTAGTAATCTTTCTGCCTTGGCAACAGCTCAGGCTCAGACTCCCGTAGCTACTGATAATTGTGGAGGAACCATAACCTATACCAAAACAAGCGGAGAATTACAAAAAGGAAACTGTGGAAGTACAGGAACTTATACCAATACCTGGGAAGCAAAAGATATTTGCCAAAATACTTCTACTATTTTTACACAAGTAATAACCATCGAAGATAATGCAGCACCAACATGGATTACACAAGCAGGTACTTTAAATGTTACTTTACAATGTAGCGACGCCTCTGGATTACTAGCCGCTCAAAATCAGGCTCCAGCTGCAACTGCAAATTGTACTATAGTTACTTATATTAAAACCAGTGGCGAATTCACAGCTTCTCAAAGCTGTGCCAATGCAGGAACTTATACCAATAGCTGGATTGCAAAAGATGATTGTGGAAATGTTACGGATAGTTTTATTCAAGTGATTACCATCGAAGACACCACTGCGCCAACCTGGACAACAGAAATCAATTCTTTGAATATGACACTTCAGTGCAGTGATCTTTCAGGTTTAGCAAACGCGCAGGCAATGTTCCCTGTAGCTTCTGACCTTTGTGATGCCGATGTGTCCAATATCGTAAAAGTTAGCGGTCAGTTCATCGCTGCTGAAGGATGCGCAAATGCAGGAACCTATACCAACACCTGGACCGTGAAAGACGATTGCGGCAATACTTCTGAGACTTTCACGCAAGTGATAACCATCGAAGACACCACTGCGCCAACCTGGACAACTGAAACAGCTTCTTTAAATGTGACTTTACAATGCAGCGATCTTTCAGGTTTAGCAAACGCGCAGGCAATGTTCCCTGTAGCTTCTGATCTTTGTGATGCCGATGTGTCCAATATCGTAAAAGTTAGCGGTCAGTTCATCGCTGCTGAAGGATGCGCAAATGCAGGAACCTATACCAATACATGGACTGTAAAAGACGATTGCGGCAATACTTCCGAGACTTTCACTCAAATAATAACAATCGAAGACACCACTGCGCCAACCTGGACAACTGAAACAGCTTCTTTGAATATAACCCTTCAGTGCAGTGATCTTTCAGGTTTGGCAAACGCGCAGGCAATGTTTCCTGTAGCTTCTGACCTTTGTGATGCCGATGTGTCCAATATCGTAAAAGTTAGCGGTCAGTTCATCGCTGCTGAAGGATGCGCAAATGCAGGAACCTATACCAACACCTGGACCGTAAAAGACGATTGCGGCAATACTTCTGAGACTTTCACTCAAATAATAACAATCGAAGACACCACTGCGCCAACCTGGACAACTGAAACAGCTTCTTTGAATATAACCCTTCAGTGCAGTGATCTTTCAGGTTTGGCAAACGCGCAGGCAATGTTCCCTGTAGCTTCTGATCTTTGTGATGCCGATGTGTCCAATATCGTAAAAGTTAGCGGTCAGTTCATCGCTGCTGAAGGATGCGCAAATGCAGGAACCTATACCAATACATGGACTGTAAAAGACGATTGCGGCAATACTTCTGAGACTTTCACGCAAGTGATAACCATCGAAGACACCACTGCGCCAACCTGGTCAACTGAAACAGCTTCTTTAAATGTGACTTTACAATGCAGCGATCTTTCAGGTTTAGCAAACGCGCAGGCAATGTTCCCTGTAGCTTCTGACCTTTGTGATGCCGATGTGTCCAATATCGTAAAAGTTAGCGGTCAGTTCATCGCTGCTGAAGGATGCGCAAATGCAGGAACCTATACCAACACCTGGACCGTGAAAGACGATTGCGGCAATACTTCCGAGACTTTCACGCAAGTGATAACCATCGAAGACACCACTGCGCCAACCTGGACAACTGAAACAGCTTCTTTGAATATAACCCTTCAGTGCAGTGATCTTTCAGGTTTGGCAAACGCGCAGGCAATGTTCCCTGTAGCTTCTGACCTTTGTGATGCCGATGTGTCCAATATCGTAAAAGTTAGCGGTCAGTTCATCGCTGCTGAAGGATGCGCAAATGCAGGAACCTATACCAACACCTGGACCGTGAAAGACGATTGCGGCAATACTTCTGAGACTTTCACGCAAGTGATAACCATCGAAGACACCACTGCGCCAACCTGGTCAACTGAAACAGCTTCTTTAAATGTGACTTTACAATGCAGCGATCTTTCAGGTTTAGCAAACGCGCAGGCAATGTTCCCTGTAGCTTCTGACCTTTGTGATGCCGATGTGTCCAATATCGTAAAAGTTAGCGGTCAGTTCATCGCTGCTGAAGGATGCGCAAATGCAGGAACCTATACCAATACATGGACTGTAAAAGACGATTGCGGCAATACTTCCGAGACTTTCACTCAAATAATAACAATCGAAGACACCACTGCGCCAACCTGGACAACTGAAACAGCTTCTTTGAATATAACCCTTCAGTGCAGTGATCTTTCAGGTTTGGCAAACGCGCAGGCAATGTTCCCTGTAGCTTCTGACCTTTGTGATGCCGATGTGTCCAATATCGTAAAAGTTAGCGGTCAGTTCATCGCTGCTGAAGGATGCACAAATGCAGGAACCTATACCAACACCTGGACCGTGAAAGACGATTGCGGCAATACTTCTGAGACTTTCACGCAAGTGATTACTCTGGAAGATACAATGGTGCCAATGTTTACAGGAAATCTTCCTACAGATATTACAGTTTCCTGCGATGCAGTCCCTGAACCAGCAACATTACAAGTCTCAGATAATTGTAGTAGTAATTTACCAGTTGTCTTTTCTGAAACAAAAAGTAATATTCAAAATGAATGCCCAAGCAACTACACGTTAACACGTATATGGTCAACAAGTGACTGCAGCGGAAATACTGCTTCACATTTTCAAATTATAACTGTAAGAGATACAACTGCACCTACAGGAACCGCACCTGCAAGTGTAGCTGGTTTACAAAGTATTGCCAACATACCCGCCGGAAGCCCACAAGATATAACAGATGCAGCAGATAATTGCAGCGAAAGCGTAAACATCTCGATAACTGATTCGAATAATGGAGGAAGCGGCTGTGATGGAAATGCTTATATCTTAACCAGAACCTATGCCTTAACAGATTGTGCAGGCAACAAAACTGAACTGGTACAAACCTTTACTGTCGAAAATAAAATTTCAGTAACGGGGACAGCTTCAAATGTTACCTGCTTTGAAGGCAGTAATGGCTCTATTTTAGTGACTAGCAGCCCAGGTTCTGTAGTTGTCATAAGAAATCAAAACAATGAAGTGGTAGGTAATACTAATTTACGCGCCGGAGTCTACACACTCACAGCAACATCATCGGTGAACAATAACAACCAGATTTGTTCAGCAACAGCTACTGTGACCATCACACAACCTGAAAATGTTATTGTCAACCTTAACAGTGATGCCTGTAATGCTGATTCATCACCACTAAACCTTTCCAATTTATTGCCTGAAGGCATTTCCAGAACAGGAATCTGGACAGATAAAAGCGGTACTAATGCATTACAGGGAAATATACTTACTGTTTTTGGTCTTACATTAGGCAGTTATACTTTTGAATATAAGACCACTAACGAAGATTGTCCAAGAAGTGTCTCATTAAATTTACTCGTAAATGATGACTGCAGAGTACTAGCATGCGAGAATGTATTAGTTCATAATGCTTTCTCTCCTAATGGTGACGGTATCAATGATTTTTTCAAAATTGACAATATTGATCAGACTACATGCTATCCTGAAAACACTGTAGAAATTTATAATCGCTGGGGAATACTGGTATTTGAAACTACAAATTATAACAATACCACCAACGCTTTTGACGGAACTTCCAGAGGCAGAACAACCATCAAGCAATCTGAAGGACTACCTACAGGAACATACTTTTATATCATTAATTACAAGTCATTAGACGGTAATAATGTACTGCAGTCTAATAGAAAAGACGGTTTTCTTTATTTGTCTAAATAA
- a CDS encoding ribonuclease Z: MKLTILGCYAATPRTITNPTSQVLEIKNRLFLIDCGEGTQVQLRKNKIKFSKINHIFISHLHGDHLYGLIGTVSTFSLLGRTSDLHIYGPKGIKELILLQLKLTESWTTYSLFFHELESKESEVIFEDKKVIVKTIPLKHRVYTNGYLFTEKPDERKLNIEAVQRYNIHVAYYQKIKNGGDITLDDGTIIENEKLTFDPIQPKSYAFCSDTVYNEAIIQIIENVDILYHESTFLESEAPLAQKTLHSTAKEAATIALKANAKQLILGHYSTRYESIQRFKEEAETIFPNVLLADDGVSFEFNDVKK, encoded by the coding sequence TTGAAGTTAACTATACTAGGCTGCTATGCAGCTACTCCCAGGACAATTACAAACCCTACCTCTCAGGTTTTAGAAATTAAAAACAGGTTGTTTTTAATTGACTGTGGCGAAGGAACGCAGGTTCAGCTTCGGAAAAATAAGATTAAATTCTCAAAAATTAATCACATTTTTATTTCCCATCTTCACGGAGACCATCTTTACGGATTGATTGGAACTGTTTCGACTTTTTCCCTTTTGGGAAGAACTAGCGATTTACATATTTATGGTCCAAAGGGAATTAAAGAACTTATTCTTCTTCAATTGAAATTGACGGAATCATGGACCACTTACAGTTTGTTTTTCCATGAATTAGAATCAAAAGAAAGTGAAGTTATTTTTGAAGATAAGAAAGTTATAGTGAAGACAATTCCGTTAAAGCATCGCGTTTACACTAATGGTTATCTCTTTACAGAAAAACCGGATGAAAGAAAGTTAAATATTGAAGCGGTTCAGCGTTATAATATTCATGTTGCTTATTATCAAAAAATAAAAAACGGAGGAGATATTACGCTTGATGACGGAACTATAATCGAAAACGAAAAACTGACTTTTGATCCAATTCAGCCAAAAAGTTATGCTTTCTGTTCTGATACTGTTTATAATGAAGCTATTATCCAGATTATAGAAAATGTAGACATTTTATATCATGAATCTACATTTTTGGAATCTGAAGCTCCTTTGGCACAAAAAACATTGCATTCAACGGCGAAAGAAGCCGCAACGATTGCTTTAAAAGCGAATGCAAAGCAATTGATCCTGGGGCATTATTCAACAAGATACGAATCAATTCAACGTTTTAAAGAAGAAGCTGAAACAATTTTTCCAAATGTACTTTTAGCAGATGACGGAGTTTCGTTTGAGTTTAATGATGTAAAAAAGTAA
- a CDS encoding CAP domain-containing protein: MKKLLQTILLLAVVYIFGSCSSESVESTNTAKSELVTEYNYNASELEVLQLINKYRVSIGLNSLITVNHISFKSEEHDNYMIANKAINHNDFVARSENIIAVLGAKKVGENIAYNYQTAEGVLKAWLDSPSHKQNIEGDYTHFGIAVKIDAETGKKYYTNIFAKI; the protein is encoded by the coding sequence ATGAAGAAATTGCTTCAGACAATCTTGCTTTTGGCTGTTGTCTATATTTTTGGTTCTTGTTCATCAGAGTCAGTTGAAAGCACTAACACTGCTAAGTCTGAACTTGTAACAGAATATAACTATAATGCTTCTGAATTAGAGGTATTGCAGTTAATAAATAAGTATCGTGTAAGTATAGGATTGAATAGTTTAATAACAGTCAATCACATCTCTTTCAAATCTGAAGAACACGATAATTATATGATTGCAAATAAAGCTATAAATCATAATGATTTTGTAGCCCGGTCTGAGAATATTATCGCTGTTCTGGGTGCTAAAAAAGTTGGAGAAAATATTGCATATAACTATCAAACCGCTGAAGGTGTTTTAAAAGCATGGTTAGATAGTCCATCACATAAACAAAATATCGAAGGAGATTATACTCACTTTGGTATTGCTGTTAAAATTGATGCAGAAACTGGTAAAAAGTATTATACCAATATTTTTGCAAAAATTTAA
- a CDS encoding OmpA family protein, protein MKKFILLCFTIVSVFSFRCYAQQSKVNAAEKKYDGYAYIDAIKTYERLARKGYKSEDMFKKLGNSYYFNSDFEGAAKWYGELFAININPEPEFYYRYAQSLKSTGQADQANKILNEFNSKYPNDNRGKLYKENVNYLDKIKANSGRYTIEDAGINSQYSDYSTFVANNKIYFASARDTGNFSQRKHKWTGEYFTNLYVTNVDSAKVKKFRTALNTKFHESSPVLTKDGKTIYFTRNNYLDGKKGKNEDKITFIKIYKATLENGKWTNIRELPFSSNNYSTAHPALSPDEKTLYFASDMPGSIGQSDLFKVSINEKGEYGKPQNLGASINTEGRETFPYVSNENEIYFASDGHPGLGGLDVFVGQIDPDGGISDIQNVGADVNSPKDDFAYIIDTATRQGYFSSNKDGGKGSDDIYKFLETRRLKCSQELYGLITDQATGMILPGAKVSLYDRDLNLKSTIYADDTGNYNFKVECKETYYVRAEKPEYNTKEVSIEIPDKTGRTNLPIALESAKCKVTIGDDLGKCFGIKMIYFDLDKSNIREEAALDLEKILDVLNQNPKMKLDIRSHTDSRASHKYNESLSDRRAKSTIEWLITNGVDKNRLTGKGYGETQLVNECSDGVKCSEEKHQENRRSEFIITAL, encoded by the coding sequence ATGAAAAAGTTTATACTACTTTGCTTCACAATAGTAAGTGTTTTTTCATTCAGATGTTATGCCCAACAATCGAAAGTAAATGCTGCTGAAAAAAAATACGATGGCTATGCCTACATCGACGCCATAAAAACCTATGAGAGACTAGCCCGGAAAGGATACAAGTCCGAAGATATGTTTAAGAAACTAGGGAATTCTTATTACTTCAATTCTGATTTTGAAGGAGCTGCAAAATGGTATGGAGAGTTATTTGCGATAAATATAAATCCTGAACCTGAATTTTATTACAGATATGCCCAATCTCTAAAATCAACAGGACAAGCGGATCAGGCTAATAAAATTCTTAACGAATTTAACTCAAAATATCCAAATGACAATCGGGGCAAACTTTACAAAGAAAATGTAAATTACCTTGATAAGATCAAAGCCAATTCAGGACGCTATACTATTGAAGATGCCGGAATCAATTCACAATATTCTGACTACAGTACTTTTGTAGCCAACAATAAAATTTATTTTGCTTCGGCTCGTGACACCGGTAATTTTTCGCAGCGTAAACACAAATGGACAGGTGAATATTTTACTAATTTATATGTTACAAATGTAGATTCTGCAAAAGTAAAAAAGTTTAGAACTGCACTAAATACTAAATTCCACGAATCTTCTCCTGTACTTACCAAAGACGGAAAAACGATCTATTTTACACGTAATAATTATTTAGATGGAAAAAAAGGAAAAAATGAAGACAAAATTACTTTTATCAAAATTTACAAAGCAACTCTTGAAAATGGCAAATGGACTAATATTAGAGAGCTTCCCTTCAGCAGCAACAATTACAGTACTGCTCATCCTGCACTTAGTCCTGATGAAAAAACTTTATATTTTGCTTCTGATATGCCCGGAAGTATTGGTCAGTCTGATCTGTTTAAAGTCAGTATCAATGAAAAAGGTGAATACGGTAAACCTCAAAATTTAGGAGCATCAATCAATACAGAAGGCAGGGAAACATTTCCGTATGTCAGTAATGAAAATGAAATTTATTTTGCTTCAGACGGTCATCCCGGACTTGGAGGACTGGATGTTTTTGTAGGCCAGATTGATCCCGACGGGGGTATCAGTGATATCCAAAATGTAGGAGCTGATGTCAATTCGCCTAAAGATGATTTTGCCTATATAATTGATACAGCCACAAGACAAGGCTATTTTAGTTCCAATAAAGATGGTGGTAAGGGCTCAGATGACATTTATAAATTTCTGGAAACACGAAGATTAAAATGCAGTCAGGAATTATATGGCCTGATTACTGATCAGGCTACCGGAATGATTTTACCTGGGGCAAAAGTCAGTTTATATGACCGGGATTTGAATCTAAAAAGCACGATATATGCTGATGATACCGGAAATTATAATTTTAAAGTTGAATGTAAAGAAACGTATTATGTGAGGGCAGAAAAACCAGAATATAACACCAAAGAAGTAAGCATTGAAATTCCTGATAAAACCGGCAGAACAAATCTTCCAATAGCTTTAGAAAGTGCTAAATGCAAAGTTACTATTGGGGATGATTTAGGAAAATGTTTCGGTATCAAAATGATTTATTTTGACCTGGACAAATCCAACATCAGAGAAGAAGCTGCTTTGGATTTAGAAAAAATATTAGATGTACTCAATCAAAATCCTAAAATGAAACTGGATATCCGTTCTCATACAGATAGCAGGGCAAGCCATAAATACAATGAATCTTTGTCAGACCGAAGAGCAAAATCAACCATCGAATGGCTAATTACAAATGGTGTTGACAAAAACCGTTTAACAGGCAAGGGCTACGGCGAGACACAACTTGTAAACGAATGCTCAGATGGTGTAAAATGCAGCGAAGAAAAACATCAGGAAAACAGACGAAGCGAATTTATTATAACCGCTTTATAA
- a CDS encoding PorP/SprF family type IX secretion system membrane protein, whose protein sequence is MRTKLFSFAFMFVSMVSFAQQDAQFTQYMYNTININPAYAGSRGALSVFGLYRTQWVGLDGAPKTGCLSVNTPINNSNLGIGGSLVNDKIGPTNETNFSVDISYTVQTSADFKLSFGIKGTANMFNLDVNKLNPDVAGDPQFQDFNNKLSPNIGTGVYWHSDKAYLGLSVPNFIETNRFNDNDIVIYRDKINYYFMAGYVFDLDKYQYIRFKPALLTKMVEGAPLQVDVSANFMFIDKFVVGVAYRWSASLSAMVGFQISEGLYLGYGYDRETTNLNNYNSGSHEIFLRYEFFTKNGKITTPRFF, encoded by the coding sequence ATGAGAACAAAATTATTTTCCTTCGCTTTTATGTTCGTATCCATGGTAAGTTTTGCACAGCAAGATGCTCAATTTACGCAATACATGTACAACACCATAAACATCAACCCTGCCTATGCAGGTTCACGTGGAGCTTTAAGTGTTTTCGGCTTATACCGCACGCAGTGGGTTGGACTCGATGGTGCTCCGAAAACAGGCTGTTTATCAGTCAACACACCAATAAACAACAGTAATTTAGGTATAGGCGGGTCTTTGGTCAATGACAAAATTGGCCCTACAAATGAAACCAACTTTTCTGTTGATATTTCTTATACCGTACAGACATCGGCTGATTTTAAATTGTCTTTTGGTATTAAAGGAACAGCAAACATGTTCAATCTAGATGTTAATAAACTGAATCCGGATGTTGCTGGAGATCCCCAATTTCAGGATTTTAACAATAAACTCTCTCCTAACATAGGTACCGGAGTTTACTGGCATTCGGATAAAGCTTATCTGGGTTTATCCGTACCTAATTTTATCGAAACAAATCGTTTCAATGATAATGATATTGTTATTTATAGAGATAAGATCAATTATTACTTTATGGCCGGATATGTTTTTGACCTTGATAAATACCAGTATATAAGATTTAAACCAGCCTTATTAACCAAAATGGTAGAAGGAGCCCCACTACAAGTAGATGTATCAGCCAATTTTATGTTTATTGACAAATTTGTAGTGGGTGTTGCTTACCGTTGGAGTGCTTCATTAAGCGCTATGGTTGGATTTCAGATTTCTGAAGGTCTTTATCTCGGATATGGTTACGATCGTGAAACCACGAATTTAAACAATTATAATTCTGGGTCGCATGAAATATTCCTGCGCTATGAATTCTTTACTAAAAATGGTAAAATAACAACTCCTCGTTTCTTCTAA